A window from Electrophorus electricus isolate fEleEle1 chromosome 7, fEleEle1.pri, whole genome shotgun sequence encodes these proteins:
- the kncn gene encoding kinocilin, producing the protein MNAVSIGEYHGLRVGSALLSIVAGCIIIGVSKDCDADAVGGIFLGAGGLGLLISVYPFIKAWLNFHHILPNIGNFRVHPLPASTAPEQPPDAPRREGTQVQLNIEHSKSRMGTFTETATATAEDSQEDGPSSDVPDILGQRTLKPSALEQDLH; encoded by the exons ATGAACGCTGTAAGCATTGGGGAGTACCACGGGCTGCGGGTGGGCTCGGCCCTGCTCAGCATTGTAGCCGGTTGCATCATCATCGGTGTGTCCAAGGACTGTGACGCCGATGCCGTGGGTGGCATCTTCCTCGGCGCAGGAGGGCTCG GTCTCCTGATCTCAGTGTACCCCTTCATAAAGGCATGGCTCAACTTCCATCACATTCTGCCCAATATAG GGAACTTCCGAGTGCATCCGTTGCCTGCAAGCACAGCCCCTGAGCAGCCCCCAGATGCACCCAGGCGAGAGG ggactCAGGTTCAGCTGAACATAGAGCACTCTAAGAGCCGTATGGGTACGTTTACAGAGACGGCCACTGCTACAGCTGAGGACTCACAGGAAGATGG GCCTTCTTCAGATGTTCCAGATATCTTGGGTCAGCGCACACTTAAACCCTCAGCCTTGGAGCAGGACCTTCACTAA